The following coding sequences lie in one Pelecanus crispus isolate bPelCri1 chromosome 9, bPelCri1.pri, whole genome shotgun sequence genomic window:
- the LRRIQ4 gene encoding LOW QUALITY PROTEIN: leucine-rich repeat and IQ domain-containing protein 4 (The sequence of the model RefSeq protein was modified relative to this genomic sequence to represent the inferred CDS: deleted 2 bases in 2 codons) — protein sequence MVVAWFFLFVMVAPGNLPSLETWRPPGAVTAAEKRASGFFSSEIKNKEQRSRSLSRARRPAQGALIAPKLTLSFEDDHDQTAQEIPGNEVPGNEALSPPCITDRILFVDLANKQLQTILPGVLSLEYLEELHMGKNPIVSIPRDINHLRHVKVLYLDQNHIQDICEELGELKGLLNLDLSNNPLSCSSLSAITKLWFLRQLRLYRTNLHEVPVQICEYRYHVQLLGLSDNNLKCLPKEIVNLPKLKEIYLQKNRFENSPKELCHIANLEIIDLEQNLISLIPEEVGFLTNLVKLFLAFNNLSSIPPTLQHCQKLAVLDLSHNLLHKLPPGLKNLAEMSVLRPSANSREKFPHQIWCWPSLSHVYPRNTGLRTVPGSFTRLTSVRTLDLSANCFDEIAKGICTMKSLEVLALDGNQIKEIPVEVKELTNLKCLSLSENQFTIFPKEIFLLEPLERLYLGQDKGIKFTSLPEDISKLQNLKQLHMENNCLEYLPAAIGSLTHLEILDCPNNLLKQLPDSLCEIRGLQKLLVQNNRLSQLPEDSDSLQQLELVLVDGNPMTDPPIEVCCQGTSATWGYLQEKKGIKRP from the exons ATGGTGGTCGCTTGGTTCTTCCTCTTTGTCATGGTGGCACCTGGAAACCTCCCATCTCTGGAAACGTGGCGTCCTCCCGGCGCGGTTACGGCAGCAGAGAAAAGGGCATCAG gttttttctcttctgaaattaaaaacaaggagCAGAGATCGCGGAGtctcagcagagccaggaggcCAGCGCAGGGGGCACTCATTGCCCCAAAGCTGACCCTTAGTTTTGAGGATGACCATGACCAGACTGCACAAGAAATACCAGGGAATGAAGTGCCAGGGAATGAAGCTCTTTCTCCCCCATGCATCACAGACAGGATATTGTTCGTTGATTTAGCCAACAAGCAACTGCAAACCATCTTGCCAGGGGTCTTGAGTCTAGAATATCTGGAAGAGCTGCACATGGGAAAGAACCCAATTGTAAGCATCCCCAGAGACATCAATCACCTGAGGCACGTGAAGGTCCTCTACTTGGATCAGAATCACATACAGGACATATGTGAAGAACTGGGGGAGCTGAAAGGTCTTCTGAACTTAGATTTAAGTAATAATCCCCTCTCCTGTAGTTCGCTGTCAGCTATCACCAAGCTGTGGTTCCTTCGTCAGCTCAGGCTCTATAGAACAAACTTGCACGAAGTCCCAGTGCAGATCTGTGAATACCGCTATCATGTTCAACTGCTTGGCCTTTCTGACAATAATCTCAAGTGTCTGCCTAAAGAAATAGTGAACCTGCCAAAACTCAAGGAAATTTACCTCCagaaaaatagatttgaaaATTCTCCCAAGGAGCTTTGTCATATTGCTAATTTAGAAATAATAGATCTGGAACAAAATCTAATCAGTCTCATCCCAGAAGAGGTAGGCTTTTTGACAAACTTAGTTAAgctatttttagcttttaataACTTATCCTCCATTCCTCCTACGCTGCAACACTGCCAGAAGCTGGCTGTGCTGGATCTGTCTCATAATCTCCTGCACAAGCTTCCCCCAGGTTTGAAGAATCTTGCTGAAATGAGCGTACTCAGACCGTCTGCTAACAGCCGGGAGAAGTTCCCACACCAGATCTGGTGCTGGCCGTCCCTTTCCCATGTTTATCCGAGGAACACTGGACTGCGCACAGTACCCGGGTCCTTCACCAGATTAACCAGTGTCAGGACACTAGATCTGAGTGCAAATTGCTTTGATGAGATTGCTAAAGGAATATGCACTATG AAAAGTCTGGAAGTATTGGCCCTGGATGGCAATCAGATAAAGGAG ATACCTGTGGAGGTGAAAGAACTGACAAATTTGAAATGCCTTAGCCTGTCTGAAAACCAATTCACTATCTTTCCAAAGGAAATCTTTCTCCTGGAGCCATTAGAGAGATTATACCTCGGACAAGACAAAGGAATTAAATTCACAAGTCTGCCAGAAGACATCAGCAAATTGCAG AATCTGAAACAACTGCATATGGAGAATAATTGTCTGGAGTACCTGCCTGCAGCCATCGGCTCATTGACCCACTTGGAAATA CTTGACTGTCCCAACAATCTCCTTAAACAGCTCCCAGACTCTCTATGCGAAATACGAG GTTTGCAAAAACTGCTTGTTCAGAACAATCGCCTGTCCCAGCTGCCTGAGGACTCAGACAGTcttcagcagctggagctggtcCTTGTGGATGGGAACCCTATGACAGACCCTCCAATTGAAGTGTGCTGTCAGGGGACATCTGCCACCTGGGGAtacttacaggaaaaaaaaggcattaaaaggCCATGA